The following are encoded in a window of Thermoproteota archaeon genomic DNA:
- a CDS encoding RDD family protein, with amino-acid sequence MYENKITLAKWSHRFLAWLIDIILVSVVVHLISYVIFGTSILMIGLKNPSFNFDAHFFYFIGFGLLDDVVYLFYWAILEKRSGQSIGKMVLKIKTTDLHGQSISFRDSIVQSFGKTFLLPIDVIVGWIFTNKNRQRLFNKISDTIVIKQFSSDEAKLII; translated from the coding sequence ATGTATGAAAATAAAATCACTCTTGCAAAATGGTCGCATCGATTCTTAGCTTGGCTAATAGACATCATTCTAGTCTCTGTAGTTGTACATTTAATTTCATATGTAATTTTTGGAACCAGCATTTTGATGATTGGATTGAAAAATCCATCATTTAATTTTGATGCGCATTTTTTTTACTTTATTGGATTTGGTTTGTTAGATGATGTTGTCTATTTGTTTTATTGGGCAATACTTGAAAAAAGAAGTGGACAATCCATTGGCAAAATGGTTTTAAAAATTAAAACTACAGATCTTCATGGTCAAAGTATTTCATTTCGGGATAGTATCGTTCAAAGCTTTGGCAAAACATTTCTACTTCCAATAGATGTAATTGTAGGCTGGATTTTTACTAACAAAAATAGACAGCGACTTTTTAACAAAATTAGTGATACAATAGTCATTAAACAATTTTCAAGTGATGAGGCGAAATTGATTATATGA
- a CDS encoding DUF726 domain-containing protein: MITPRISTRRYYDLLDGKTLKTNSYSLYPKNFFDTLESSKEIVVMIHGLRNDSASAAKKFEIARNRLRRIGYKYPVIGFSYDSNTRGAHLKKTELRALHVGQKIAQKNGKNLSRFIADLKKFCPQIKIRLIGHSLGSQVILSTIDFLSKNSSNKNLIETAHFFGASITFNDLKKNRKKINNVINKKIVNYFAPSDEVLQYAHDTNSVTNPLGLCGSMGGKISKYAEKKVKPRNHRFASYALTIRSFP; this comes from the coding sequence ATGATTACTCCTCGAATATCTACAAGAAGATATTATGATCTGCTTGACGGGAAAACTCTGAAAACAAATTCGTATTCTCTTTATCCAAAAAATTTCTTTGATACATTAGAGTCCTCAAAGGAGATTGTAGTAATGATTCATGGGTTGAGAAATGATAGCGCATCTGCGGCCAAAAAGTTTGAAATTGCAAGAAACAGACTGCGAAGAATTGGTTACAAATATCCAGTTATCGGCTTTAGCTATGATTCCAATACGCGTGGGGCACATTTGAAAAAAACTGAATTACGTGCACTTCATGTAGGACAAAAAATCGCTCAAAAAAATGGAAAGAATCTTAGTCGATTTATTGCTGATTTGAAGAAATTTTGTCCTCAAATTAAAATTCGATTGATTGGACACTCTCTAGGATCTCAAGTGATTCTAAGTACAATTGATTTTCTGTCCAAAAATTCTTCTAATAAAAATTTGATCGAGACTGCTCACTTTTTTGGGGCTTCAATAACATTTAACGATCTTAAAAAAAATAGAAAAAAAATCAATAATGTAATTAATAAAAAAATTGTAAATTATTTTGCCCCATCGGATGAAGTTTTACAGTATGCTCATGATACAAACTCTGTAACGAATCCATTAGGGCTATGTGGCTCTATGGGGGGAAAAATTTCCAAGTACGCTGAAAAAAAAGTCAAGCCAAGAAATCATAGATTTGCAAGTTATGCCTTAACAATTAGGAGTTTTCCTTAA
- a CDS encoding methionine--tRNA ligase translates to MNKRAIITSALPYANGEIHLGHVASTYLPADVTTRYLKQKGVEAYYICASDDFGTPILLQSEKLGKTPQEYVEHWNKRDLEDFTAFNINFDFFYKTSSPENISFVQDVFTKLYDSGHIYETEITQFYCKTDKKFLPDRYVKGSCPYCKAEDQYSDLCESCGKVPEEIDDPKCSICGQPPTKEKTKHYFFKLKNFSEPLYKWLDENQNLQKDVKKYVQNWIKSGLVDWDITRDITWGVEIPLDGANGKVFYGWFDNHLAYISTALKFLNDKGIDGKEFWNSADIYHFIGKDIVYHHYLFLPAMRIGINNEFKLPDFIPTRGHLTLESKKISKSRNWYIGLKEFLGYYPADYLRFYLISINPYSQDDLNFDWDEFATKINSELIGNIGNFVNRALGFTAKSFDGKIPAPSDYEQIDNDAKQKILSLSNELDELMSQNHLDRALKKILEFSAHFNQYFQHKEPWKKGSGTDTCVYLSVNAVRSIAISLSSFLPESSEKIWQQLGLSETASKQPWETISELNISSGHALGKSSPIFEKIESEDIKAHKNKLGTKNL, encoded by the coding sequence ATGAATAAACGAGCCATCATAACAAGTGCATTACCTTATGCTAACGGAGAGATTCATCTTGGACATGTGGCATCGACGTATTTACCAGCAGATGTAACGACTCGTTATCTAAAACAAAAAGGAGTCGAGGCCTACTACATTTGTGCATCGGATGATTTTGGTACTCCCATCTTGCTTCAATCCGAAAAACTCGGCAAGACTCCACAAGAGTATGTTGAGCACTGGAATAAACGTGACTTGGAAGACTTTACTGCATTTAACATTAATTTTGATTTCTTTTACAAAACAAGCTCTCCTGAAAACATTAGTTTTGTTCAGGATGTGTTTACCAAACTTTATGACTCAGGACATATCTATGAAACTGAAATTACACAGTTTTACTGCAAGACTGATAAGAAATTTTTACCAGACCGATACGTAAAGGGGTCATGTCCTTACTGTAAAGCAGAGGATCAATATTCTGATTTGTGTGAAAGCTGCGGCAAGGTTCCTGAAGAGATTGATGACCCAAAATGTTCAATTTGCGGACAGCCTCCCACCAAAGAAAAAACAAAACACTATTTTTTCAAGCTCAAAAATTTCTCAGAACCTCTTTACAAATGGCTGGATGAGAATCAAAATCTACAAAAGGATGTGAAAAAGTACGTCCAAAACTGGATAAAATCGGGTCTAGTTGACTGGGATATTACTCGTGACATCACATGGGGAGTTGAGATTCCTTTGGATGGCGCAAACGGGAAGGTCTTTTATGGCTGGTTTGATAACCATCTCGCTTACATTTCAACTGCCCTAAAATTTCTCAACGATAAAGGAATTGATGGAAAAGAATTCTGGAATTCTGCTGACATTTATCATTTCATAGGAAAAGACATCGTGTATCACCACTATCTTTTCTTGCCTGCAATGAGAATTGGAATAAACAATGAATTCAAACTTCCTGATTTTATTCCTACAAGAGGTCATTTGACATTAGAATCAAAGAAGATCTCAAAGAGCCGAAACTGGTACATAGGATTAAAGGAGTTTCTTGGTTATTATCCTGCAGACTATCTAAGATTTTACTTGATTTCAATTAATCCCTACTCACAAGATGACTTGAACTTTGATTGGGATGAGTTTGCAACAAAGATTAATTCAGAATTAATTGGAAACATTGGCAATTTTGTCAACAGGGCATTAGGATTTACTGCCAAAAGTTTTGATGGAAAGATACCTGCACCATCTGATTACGAACAAATCGATAATGACGCCAAACAAAAGATTCTTTCACTATCCAATGAACTAGATGAATTGATGAGTCAGAACCATCTCGATAGGGCATTGAAAAAAATTCTAGAGTTTTCAGCACACTTTAATCAATACTTTCAACATAAAGAGCCTTGGAAAAAAGGTTCTGGGACAGATACATGTGTGTACCTATCAGTTAATGCAGTTAGAAGCATTGCAATATCTTTGTCTTCATTTCTTCCAGAATCTTCAGAGAAGATTTGGCAGCAACTTGGACTCTCAGAAACAGCTTCAAAACAACCTTGGGAAACTATATCTGAACTGAATATTTCTTCAGGCCATGCCCTTGGAAAATCTTCGCCTATTTTTGAAAAAATTGAGAGCGAAGACATCAAAGCTCATAAAAATAAACTAGGCACAAAGAATCTGTAA
- a CDS encoding adenosylhomocysteinase, with amino-acid sequence MSKVKNPKLAKQGRLSYEWARSHMEILDNTLNRLKKSKPLKGITLGFCLHITKETSVLLMGAKELGATVAACGGNPLTTQDDIAAFLASQGIHIYAWTGQTNKEYDWCIEQVLNHKPDILTDDGADMNVKVHFDKKYQKLKILGATEETTAGVTRIKAVEKQGKLKYPIIVVNDAYTKHMFDNRYGTGQSTIDGYLRAMNLLIASKRVVVVGYGWVGKGVASRSQGMGAKVIVTEIDPIKALEAHMDGFEVMPMAQAAKLGDIFITCTGMTSVIRKEHILKMKSGAILGNVGHFDVEIDSDFLLKQSKSVKQVRANLDECTLKNGKKIYLIGQGRLANLVAAEGHPPEVMAQSFSNQILSILYILKNHKKMETKVIKVPDEIDKQIAVDALKAMDVKIDRLNAEQIKYMNSW; translated from the coding sequence TTGAGTAAAGTAAAGAATCCGAAATTAGCCAAGCAAGGTAGACTTTCATATGAATGGGCACGAAGTCATATGGAAATATTAGATAATACTCTAAATCGATTAAAAAAATCAAAACCACTAAAAGGAATTACTTTGGGTTTTTGCCTTCATATCACTAAAGAAACATCAGTGTTGTTAATGGGTGCAAAGGAGTTAGGTGCAACAGTAGCAGCATGTGGTGGTAATCCATTAACAACTCAGGATGATATTGCAGCATTTTTGGCATCACAAGGAATTCATATCTATGCTTGGACTGGACAAACCAACAAAGAATATGATTGGTGCATAGAACAAGTTCTGAATCATAAACCTGATATCTTAACTGATGATGGCGCTGACATGAATGTCAAAGTACATTTTGATAAAAAATATCAAAAATTAAAAATTCTTGGAGCAACTGAGGAGACCACAGCAGGTGTAACAAGAATCAAAGCTGTTGAAAAACAAGGCAAACTAAAGTATCCAATTATTGTTGTTAACGATGCATATACCAAGCACATGTTTGATAATCGATATGGTACCGGACAGAGTACCATTGATGGCTATCTTCGTGCAATGAATTTGCTGATTGCATCAAAACGTGTTGTCGTGGTTGGATATGGTTGGGTTGGAAAGGGAGTTGCATCTCGTTCTCAAGGAATGGGTGCTAAAGTTATCGTTACCGAAATTGATCCGATTAAGGCATTAGAAGCTCACATGGATGGTTTTGAAGTAATGCCAATGGCTCAAGCTGCAAAGCTAGGTGATATTTTCATCACCTGTACCGGAATGACAAGTGTAATTCGTAAAGAACACATACTGAAAATGAAATCTGGAGCAATACTTGGAAATGTTGGACACTTTGATGTGGAGATTGATTCTGACTTTTTACTCAAGCAATCAAAATCCGTAAAGCAAGTTCGAGCAAATCTTGATGAGTGCACACTCAAAAATGGAAAGAAGATTTATCTTATTGGTCAAGGCAGATTGGCAAACCTTGTTGCAGCTGAAGGTCATCCTCCCGAAGTAATGGCACAGTCCTTCTCAAATCAAATTCTATCTATTCTGTACATCCTCAAGAACCATAAAAAAATGGAGACTAAAGTTATCAAAGTGCCTGATGAAATTGATAAACAGATAGCAGTTGACGCTCTCAAAGCCATGGATGTAAAAATCGATAGATTAAACGCAGAGCAGATAAAATACATGAATAGCTGGTAA
- a CDS encoding Rieske (2Fe-2S) protein: MAWKKIAEKNAIASGKGREFKIDGKRIAVFNQDGFHALDALCVHQDGSIAPGKLDGDIVECPLHFWHYNIKTGELIDYLKDVKLQKYEVQVKDDGIYVDV; the protein is encoded by the coding sequence ATGGCATGGAAGAAGATTGCAGAAAAGAATGCAATTGCATCAGGAAAAGGCCGAGAATTCAAGATTGATGGAAAGCGAATTGCAGTGTTTAACCAAGATGGATTCCATGCATTAGATGCATTATGTGTTCACCAAGATGGATCGATTGCACCCGGAAAACTAGACGGAGATATCGTAGAGTGTCCATTACACTTTTGGCACTACAACATAAAGACTGGAGAACTAATTGACTATCTAAAGGATGTAAAACTCCAAAAGTATGAAGTTCAAGTTAAAGACGACGGCATTTATGTCGATGTTTAA